One window of the Ammospiza caudacuta isolate bAmmCau1 chromosome 9, bAmmCau1.pri, whole genome shotgun sequence genome contains the following:
- the NPY4R2 gene encoding neuropeptide Y receptor type 4-2: MNKTRAVNDIFHFLISKNWSSSRSFPMNISNQCMNITDLTVFLATSYSLETVLGIVGNICLIAVIARQKEKANVTNILISNLIISDLFMCLVCLPFTVVYTMMDYWIFGEVMCKMTSFTQCTTVTVSILSLVLIALERHQLIINPTGWRPNTSQAYLGIGVIWTLACLMSLPFLTTSILSNELYEQLSHFMNFSTDKAICINSWPSEQHKLIYTTTLLLLQYCIPLFFIILCYLRIYLRLQKRKDMFEKSEYSNRAVQLRKINILLASMVAAFAVCWLPLHVFNTIVDWNYKIISPCHHNLIFSLCHLVAMASTCVNPVIYGFLNSNFKKEVKSLILSCQHNSVNASMEEYDHLPLSTMQTEISKGSLMLNCRHNSI; encoded by the coding sequence ATGAATAAGACAAGGGCTGTAaatgatatttttcatttcctgatCAGCAAGAACTGGAGCTCAAGCCGAAGCTTTCCTATGAACATTTCTAATCAGTGCATGAACATCACTGACCTTACTGTCTTTCTGGCCACCTCCTACAGCTTGGAGACTGTTCTGGGCATTGTGGGAAACATCTGTCTGATTGCTGTCATTGCCaggcagaaggaaaaggcaaaTGTCACCAATATTCTAATTTCCAACTTAATAATTTCAGACTTGTTTATGTGTCTTGTCTGTCTGCCTTTCACTGTTGTTTACACCATGATGGACTACTGGATATTTGGAGAAGTCATGTGCAAAATGACCTCTTTCACTCAGTGCACAACTGTGACAGTGTCAATCCTTTCCCTTGTCCTTATTGCTCTGGAAAGACACCAGCTCATCATAAACCCAACTGGCTGGAGGCCAAATACCTCCCAAGCCTACCTAGGAATTGGAGTGATTTGGACTTTAGCATGCCTCATGTCCCTTCCGTTTTTGACCACATCCATCTTGTCTAACGAGTTGTATGAGCAGCTCTCACACTTCATGAATTTTTCCACTGATAAGGCAATTTGTATCAACTCGTGGCCTTCTGAGCAGCACAAACTTATCTACACTACCACTTTACTGCTCTTGCAATACTGCATCCCTCTGTTCTTCATCATCCTCTGCTACCTGCGAATCTACTTACGCCTGCAGAAGAGGAAGGACATGTTTGAGAAGAGCGAGTACAGCAACCGAGCGGTCCAGCTGAGAAAGATAAACATCTTGCTAGCATCCATGGTTGCTGCTTTCGCTGTTTGCTGGCTACCCCTGCACGTTTTCAACACCATTGTGGACTGGAATTACAAAATCATTTCACCTTGCCACCACAACTTGATCTTCTCATTGTGCCACCTGGTAGCTATGGCTTCTACCTGTGTCAACCCCGTTATCTATGGTTTCCTAAACAGCAACTTCAAAAAAGAAGTGAAGTCACTGATTCTAAGCTGCCAGCATAATTCAGTAAATGCCTCAATGGAAGAATATGATCATTTGCCTTTATCCACCATGCAGACTGAAATTTCCAAGGGGTCACTGATGTTGAACTGCAGGCACAATTCTATCTAG